From Zalophus californianus isolate mZalCal1 chromosome 16, mZalCal1.pri.v2, whole genome shotgun sequence, one genomic window encodes:
- the HIC1 gene encoding hypermethylated in cancer 1 protein isoform X2: MLDTMEAPGHSRQLLLQLNNQRTKGFLCDVIIVVQNALFRAHKNVLAASSAYLKSLVVHDNLLNLDHDMVSPAVFRLVLDFIYTGRLADGAEAAAAAAVAPGAEPSLGAVLAAASYLQIPDLVALCKKRLKRHGKYCHLRGGGGGGGGYAPYGRPGRGLRAATPVIQACYSSPAGPPPPPAGEPSAGPEAAVNTHCAELYASGPGPASALCAPERRCSPLCGLDLSKKSPPGSAPPERPPGERELPPRPDSPPSAGPAAYKEPPLPLPPLPPLPFQKLEEAVPPPDPFRGGGGGGGGSPGPEPPGRPDGPSLLYRWMKHEPGLGSYGDELGRERGSPSERCEERGGDPAASPGVPALGLAPPRYHGGLDGPGAGGDGDDYKSSSEETGSSEDPSPPGGHLEGYPCPHLAYGEPESFGDNLYVCIPCGKGFPSSEQLNAHVEAHVEEEEALYGRAEAAEVAAGAAGLGPPFGGSGDKVAGAPGGLGELLRPYRCASCDKSYKDPATLRQHEKTHWLTRPYPCTICGKKFTQRGTMTRHMRSHLGLKPFACDACGMRFTRQYRLTEHMRIHSGEKPYECQVCGGKFAQQRNLISHMKMHAVGGAAGAAGALAGLGALPGVPGPDGKGKLDFPEGVFAVARLTAEQLSLKQQDKAAAAELLAQTTHFLHDPKVALESLYPLAKFTAELGLSPDKAAEVLSQGAHLAAGPDGRTIDRFSPT; the protein is encoded by the coding sequence ATGCTGGACACGATGGAGGCGCCGGGCCACTCGAGGCAGCTGCTGCTGCAGCTCAACAACCAGCGCACCAAGGGCTTCTTGTGCGACGTGATCATCGTGGTGCAGAACGCCCTCTTCCGCGCGCACAAGAACGTGCTGGCGGCCAGCAGCGCCTACCTCAAGTCCCTGGTGGTGCATGACAACCTGCTCAACCTGGACCATGACATGGTGAGCCCGGCCGTGTTCCGCCTGGTGCTGGACTTCATCTACACCGGCCGCCTGGCAGATGGCGcagaggcggcggcggccgcggccgtGGCTCCGGGGGCCGAGCCGAGCCTGGGCGCAGTGCTGGCCGCCGCCAGCTACCTGCAGATCCCCGACCTCGTGGCGCTGTGCAAGAAGCGCCTCAAGCGCCACGGCAAGTACTGCCACCTGcggggcggtggcggcggcggcggcggctacGCTCCCTACGGGAGGCCTGGCCGGGGCCTTCGGGCCGCCACGCCCGTCATCCAGGCCTGCTACTCGTCCCCGGCCGGGCCCCCGCCGCCGCCAGCCGGCGAGCCGTCCGCGGGCCCCGAGGCCGCGGTGAACACGCACTGCGCGGAGCTGTACGCCTCGGGCCCCGGCCCGGCCTCCGCACTCTGCGCCCCGGAGCGCCGCTGCTCCCCGCTCTGCGGCCTGGACCTGTCCAAGAAGAGCCCGCCGGGCTCCGCGCCTCCCGAGCGGCCGCCCGGCGAGCGCGAACTGCCCCCGCGCCCAGACAGCCCTCCCAGTGCCGGCCCCGCAGCCTACAAGGagcccccgctccccctgccgccgctgccgccgctgcccttccagaagctggaggaggccgTACCGCCTCCGGACCCGTTccgtggcggcggcggcggcggcggcggcagcccGGGACCCGAGCCCCCGGGCCGCCCCGACGGGCCCAGCCTCCTCTACCGCTGGATGAAGCACGAACCAGGCCTGGGCAGTTACGGCGACGAGCTGGGCCGGGAGCGCGGCTCCCCCAGCGAGCGCTGCGAGGAGCGCGGCGGGGACCCGGCCGCCTCGCCCGGGGTGCCTGCTCTAGGCCTGGCGCCGCCGCGCTACCACGGCGGCCTGGACGGGCCAGGCGCGGGTGGCGACGGCGACGACTATAAGAGCAGCAGCGAGGAGACAGGCAGCAGCGAGGACCCCAGCCCGCCCGGCGGCCACCTCGAGGGCTACCCATGCCCGCACCTGGCTTACGGCGAGCCCGAGAGCTTCGGTGACAACCTGTACGTGTGCATACCGTGCGGCAAGGGCTTCCCTAGCTCGGAGCAGCTGAATGCGCACGTGGAAGCTCacgtggaggaggaggaggcgctGTACGGCAGGGCCGAGGCGGCTGAGGTAGCTGCGGGGGCCGCCGGCTTGGGGCCCCCTTTTGGAGGCAGTGGGGACAAGGTCGCTGGGGCTCCGGGCGGCCTGGGTGAGCTGCTGCGGCCGTACCGCTGCGCGTCGTGCGACAAGAGCTACAAAGACCCGGCCACGCTGCGACAGCACGAGAAGACGCACTGGCTGACCCGACCCTATCCTTGCACCATCTGCGGGAAGAAGTTCACGCAGCGCGGGACCATGACGCGCCACATGCGCAGCCACCTGGGCCTCAAACCCTTCGCGTGCGACGCGTGCGGCATGCGCTTCACGCGCCAGTACCGCCTCACCGAGCACATGCGCATCCACTCGGGCGAGAAGCCCTACGAGTGCCAGGTGTGCGGCGGCAAGTTCGCCCAGCAACGCAACCTCATCAGCCACATGAAGATGCACGCCGTGGGTGGCGCGGCAGGCGCAGCCGGAGCGCTGGCCGGCCTGGGGGCGCTGCCCGGCGTCCCCGGCCCCGACGGCAAGGGCAAGCTCGACTTCCCCGAGGGTGTCTTTGCTGTAGCCCGCCTCACGGCTGAACAGCTGAGCCTGAAGCAGCAGGACAAGGCAGCGGCGGCCGAGCTGCTGGCGCAGACCACGCACTTCCTGCACGACCCCAAGGTGGCGCTCGAGAGCCTCTACCCGCTGGCTAAGTTCACCGCCGAGCTGGGCCTCAGCCCGGACAAGGCGGCCGAGGTGCTGAGCCAGGGAGCGCACCTGGCCGCCGGACCCGACGGCCGGACCATCGACCGATTTTCCCCCACCTAG
- the HIC1 gene encoding hypermethylated in cancer 1 protein isoform X1, whose protein sequence is MTFPEADIFLKSGECAGQTMLDTMEAPGHSRQLLLQLNNQRTKGFLCDVIIVVQNALFRAHKNVLAASSAYLKSLVVHDNLLNLDHDMVSPAVFRLVLDFIYTGRLADGAEAAAAAAVAPGAEPSLGAVLAAASYLQIPDLVALCKKRLKRHGKYCHLRGGGGGGGGYAPYGRPGRGLRAATPVIQACYSSPAGPPPPPAGEPSAGPEAAVNTHCAELYASGPGPASALCAPERRCSPLCGLDLSKKSPPGSAPPERPPGERELPPRPDSPPSAGPAAYKEPPLPLPPLPPLPFQKLEEAVPPPDPFRGGGGGGGGSPGPEPPGRPDGPSLLYRWMKHEPGLGSYGDELGRERGSPSERCEERGGDPAASPGVPALGLAPPRYHGGLDGPGAGGDGDDYKSSSEETGSSEDPSPPGGHLEGYPCPHLAYGEPESFGDNLYVCIPCGKGFPSSEQLNAHVEAHVEEEEALYGRAEAAEVAAGAAGLGPPFGGSGDKVAGAPGGLGELLRPYRCASCDKSYKDPATLRQHEKTHWLTRPYPCTICGKKFTQRGTMTRHMRSHLGLKPFACDACGMRFTRQYRLTEHMRIHSGEKPYECQVCGGKFAQQRNLISHMKMHAVGGAAGAAGALAGLGALPGVPGPDGKGKLDFPEGVFAVARLTAEQLSLKQQDKAAAAELLAQTTHFLHDPKVALESLYPLAKFTAELGLSPDKAAEVLSQGAHLAAGPDGRTIDRFSPT, encoded by the exons ATGACTTTTCCTGAAGCGGACATTTTCCTCAAATCCG GAGAGTGTGCTGGGCAGACGATGCTGGACACGATGGAGGCGCCGGGCCACTCGAGGCAGCTGCTGCTGCAGCTCAACAACCAGCGCACCAAGGGCTTCTTGTGCGACGTGATCATCGTGGTGCAGAACGCCCTCTTCCGCGCGCACAAGAACGTGCTGGCGGCCAGCAGCGCCTACCTCAAGTCCCTGGTGGTGCATGACAACCTGCTCAACCTGGACCATGACATGGTGAGCCCGGCCGTGTTCCGCCTGGTGCTGGACTTCATCTACACCGGCCGCCTGGCAGATGGCGcagaggcggcggcggccgcggccgtGGCTCCGGGGGCCGAGCCGAGCCTGGGCGCAGTGCTGGCCGCCGCCAGCTACCTGCAGATCCCCGACCTCGTGGCGCTGTGCAAGAAGCGCCTCAAGCGCCACGGCAAGTACTGCCACCTGcggggcggtggcggcggcggcggcggctacGCTCCCTACGGGAGGCCTGGCCGGGGCCTTCGGGCCGCCACGCCCGTCATCCAGGCCTGCTACTCGTCCCCGGCCGGGCCCCCGCCGCCGCCAGCCGGCGAGCCGTCCGCGGGCCCCGAGGCCGCGGTGAACACGCACTGCGCGGAGCTGTACGCCTCGGGCCCCGGCCCGGCCTCCGCACTCTGCGCCCCGGAGCGCCGCTGCTCCCCGCTCTGCGGCCTGGACCTGTCCAAGAAGAGCCCGCCGGGCTCCGCGCCTCCCGAGCGGCCGCCCGGCGAGCGCGAACTGCCCCCGCGCCCAGACAGCCCTCCCAGTGCCGGCCCCGCAGCCTACAAGGagcccccgctccccctgccgccgctgccgccgctgcccttccagaagctggaggaggccgTACCGCCTCCGGACCCGTTccgtggcggcggcggcggcggcggcggcagcccGGGACCCGAGCCCCCGGGCCGCCCCGACGGGCCCAGCCTCCTCTACCGCTGGATGAAGCACGAACCAGGCCTGGGCAGTTACGGCGACGAGCTGGGCCGGGAGCGCGGCTCCCCCAGCGAGCGCTGCGAGGAGCGCGGCGGGGACCCGGCCGCCTCGCCCGGGGTGCCTGCTCTAGGCCTGGCGCCGCCGCGCTACCACGGCGGCCTGGACGGGCCAGGCGCGGGTGGCGACGGCGACGACTATAAGAGCAGCAGCGAGGAGACAGGCAGCAGCGAGGACCCCAGCCCGCCCGGCGGCCACCTCGAGGGCTACCCATGCCCGCACCTGGCTTACGGCGAGCCCGAGAGCTTCGGTGACAACCTGTACGTGTGCATACCGTGCGGCAAGGGCTTCCCTAGCTCGGAGCAGCTGAATGCGCACGTGGAAGCTCacgtggaggaggaggaggcgctGTACGGCAGGGCCGAGGCGGCTGAGGTAGCTGCGGGGGCCGCCGGCTTGGGGCCCCCTTTTGGAGGCAGTGGGGACAAGGTCGCTGGGGCTCCGGGCGGCCTGGGTGAGCTGCTGCGGCCGTACCGCTGCGCGTCGTGCGACAAGAGCTACAAAGACCCGGCCACGCTGCGACAGCACGAGAAGACGCACTGGCTGACCCGACCCTATCCTTGCACCATCTGCGGGAAGAAGTTCACGCAGCGCGGGACCATGACGCGCCACATGCGCAGCCACCTGGGCCTCAAACCCTTCGCGTGCGACGCGTGCGGCATGCGCTTCACGCGCCAGTACCGCCTCACCGAGCACATGCGCATCCACTCGGGCGAGAAGCCCTACGAGTGCCAGGTGTGCGGCGGCAAGTTCGCCCAGCAACGCAACCTCATCAGCCACATGAAGATGCACGCCGTGGGTGGCGCGGCAGGCGCAGCCGGAGCGCTGGCCGGCCTGGGGGCGCTGCCCGGCGTCCCCGGCCCCGACGGCAAGGGCAAGCTCGACTTCCCCGAGGGTGTCTTTGCTGTAGCCCGCCTCACGGCTGAACAGCTGAGCCTGAAGCAGCAGGACAAGGCAGCGGCGGCCGAGCTGCTGGCGCAGACCACGCACTTCCTGCACGACCCCAAGGTGGCGCTCGAGAGCCTCTACCCGCTGGCTAAGTTCACCGCCGAGCTGGGCCTCAGCCCGGACAAGGCGGCCGAGGTGCTGAGCCAGGGAGCGCACCTGGCCGCCGGACCCGACGGCCGGACCATCGACCGATTTTCCCCCACCTAG